A portion of the Cryptomeria japonica chromosome 5, Sugi_1.0, whole genome shotgun sequence genome contains these proteins:
- the LOC131074998 gene encoding putative anthocyanidin reductase: protein MTAKTLAEQEAFNYGAENNLEVITVQSAFVIGPWITATHELTSVQVIWALIGDNDINYQVLKYMQFTLGSIPIVHIEDVSNAHIFLMEHPSAQGRHICSVDSATIKSLKDLLSKQLKISLKLYEEDSINRYVPFSSKKLLDMGFSYKYSLEHTFEEGIECCKKNKILN, encoded by the exons ATGACTGCCAAGACATTAGCAGAACAAGAGGCCTTCAATTATGGTGCTGAAAACAATCTTGAGGTCATAACAGTACAATCGGCTTTTGTCATTGGGCCTTGGATTACAGCTACACATGAGTTGACATCTGTCCAAGTAATATGGGCTCTAATTGgag ACAATGATATAAACTATCAAGTACTAAAGTATATGCAATTCACATTGGGCTCCATACCAATAGTTCATATAGAGGATGTATCCAATGCCCACATTTTTTTGATGGAGCATCCAAGTGCACAAGGTCGCCATATTTGTTCTGTTGATTCTGCAACTATCAAGTCTCTCAAAGATTTGCTTTCCAAACAATTAAAGATTTCACTTAA GTTGTATGAGGAGGACTCCATTAATAGATATGTaccattttcttccaaaaaattaTTGGATATGGGCTTCTCTTACAAATATAGTTTGGAGCATACTTTTGAAGAAGGTATAGAATGTTGTAAGAAGAATAAGATTTTGAATTAA